The following coding sequences lie in one Syngnathus scovelli strain Florida chromosome 1, RoL_Ssco_1.2, whole genome shotgun sequence genomic window:
- the taf6l gene encoding TAF6-like RNA polymerase II p300/CBP-associated factor-associated factor 65 kDa subunit 6L isoform X2: MAERDERRFAEVSRESVKWMAESAGVELDDDVAALLAEDVCYRLREATQGSSHFMRHAKRRKLTVEDFNRALRWSNVEAICGYGSQEVLPFRSVKEGELFVSEEREVNLVDLALATNIPKGCAETMVRVSVSYLDGKGNVEPQGTVPSAVQSLSEELLKYYQQVTRAILGDDTHLMKVALLDLRSNSKIAALLPYFVYVISGVKSVSHDLEQLNRLLHMVKSLVQNPYLYLGSYVRSLVSSVMYCILEPLAASINPLNDHWTLRDYAALLLSHILWTHGDLVSGLYHQILLSLQKVLSDPVRPLCSHYGAVVGLHALGWKAVERVLFPHLPAYWANLQAVLDDYSVSNAQVKADGHKVYGAILVAVERLLKMKAQALSQPAAVADGGAGAHPGSAAAHPGSAAAHPGSAAAHPGSAAAAAAALGYGVSSPALSPPPEHLSEAALGIASHLQTGGAGCPWEDWAPVPLPAMYRELYSFFGDSLAVRFSSGPGFSSGPAAAAGDPAQPGDARKDPPGPASNHDTARKMPQLTANLSISPRHDGSPRTDPAPPSLAATGSGRAVAGSSSSSSVERSRWSTSRPGQRQAGPSRDVFPKARFSSPQARPLVFSFLIGGRQMGRSCRGRRPFQTTFALTPAPAAVPPRAYAHKLPVIGRVGKPVRRWARSHYSLHLPL, translated from the exons GGCAGCTCTCATTTCATGAGACATGCGAAGAGAAGGAAGCTGACAGTGGAAGACTTTAACAGAGCTCTGCGCTGGAGCAATGTGGAG GCCATCTGCGGTTACGGCTCCCAAGAAGTGCTCCCTTTCCGCTCGGTGAAAGAAGGGGAGCTTTTCGTCAGCGAGGAGCGCGAGGTCAACCTGGTCGACTTGGCCCTGGCCACCAACATTCCCAAGGGCTGCGCCGAGACCATGGTTCGAG TGAGCGTGTCGTACCTGGACGGGAAAGGAAACGTGGAACCCCAAGGAACGG TTCCCTCGGCGGTCCAGTCGCTGTCGGAGGAGCTGCTCAAGTACTACCAGCAGGTCACGCGCGCCATCCTGGGAGACGACACCCACCTCATGAAG GTGGCTCTGCTGGACCTGCGTTCCAACTCCAAAATTGCTGCCTTGCTTCCATACTTTGTTTACGTCATCAGCGGG GTGAAGTCGGTGAGCCACGACCTGGAGCAGCTCAACAGGCTCCTGCACATGGTGAAGAGCCTGGTCCAGAACCCCTACCTGTACCTGGGCTCGTACGTGCGCAGCCTGGTCTCCAGCGTCATGTACTGCATCCTGGAGCCCCTGGCCGCCTCCATCAACCCGCTCAACGACCACTGGACCCTCAGGGACTACGCCGCCCTGCTCCTCAGCCACATCCTCTG GACCCACGGCGATCTGGTGAGTGGGCTGTACCACCAGATTCTGCTGTCTCTCCAGAAGGTTCTGTCGGACCCCGTCAGACCGCTGTGCTCCCACTACGGCGCTGTGGTGGGCCTCCACGCGCTGGGATGGAAG GCTGTCGAACGGGTTCTGTTCCCGCATCTTCCCGCCTACTGGGCCAACCTGCAGGCTGTGCTGGACGACTACTCTGTGTCCAACGCTCAGGTCAAAGCAGATGGACACAAGGTCTACGGGGCCATCTTG GTGGCAGTAGAGCGCTTGCTGAAGATGAAAGCGCAGGCGCTGTCCCAGCCGGCAGCCGTAGCGGACGGAGGCGCCGGTGCCCATCCGGGCTCCGCCGCTGCCCATCCGGGATCCGCCGCCGCCCATCCGGGCTCCGCCGCCGCCCATCCgggctccgccgccgccgccgctgctgctttgGGCTACGGGGTGAGCTCACCCGCTCTCAGCCCGCCACCGGAACATCTGTCCGAGGCCGCCCTGGGCATCGCCAGCCACCTTCAGACGGGCGGCGCCGGGTGCCCGTGGGAGGACTGGGCCCCCGTCCCGCTGCCCGCCATGTACCGCGAACTCTACTCCTTCTTCGGGGACAGCCTGGCCGTGCGCTTCAGCAGCGGGCCAGGCTTCAGCAGCGGGCCCGCTGCGGCGGCCGGCGACCCGGCGCAGCCCGGCGACGCCAGGAAGGACCCCCCGGGGCCCGCCTCCAATCACGACACGGCGCGCAAGATGCCCCAGCTCACAGCCAACCTTAGCATCAGTCCCAGGCACGACGGCAGTCCTCGGACAGACCCGGCCCCGCCCAGCCTGGCCGCTACTGGATCGGGAAG GGCTGTGgccggctcctcctcctcctcctcggttGAGCGCTCGCGATGGTCCACCTCGCGGCCGGGCCAGCGGCAGGCGGGTCCGTCTCGCGACGTTTTCCCCAAAGCTCGCTTCAGCTCCCCTCAGGCGCGACCCCTCGTCTTCTCCTTCCTCATCGGCGGCAGACAAATGGGCCGCAGTTGCCGGGGCCGCCGACCTTTCCAGACCACCTTTGCCCTGACGCCGGCTCCGGCTGCCGTCCCGCCGCGCGCCTACGCCCACAAGCTGCCCGTCATCGGTCGGGTGGGAAAACCCGTTCGGCGTTGGGCGCGCTCCCACTATTCTCTCCACCTTCCCCTTTAG
- the taf6l gene encoding TAF6-like RNA polymerase II p300/CBP-associated factor-associated factor 65 kDa subunit 6L isoform X1 gives MAERDERRFAEVSRESVKWMAESAGVELDDDVAALLAEDVCYRLREATQGSSHFMRHAKRRKLTVEDFNRALRWSNVEAICGYGSQEVLPFRSVKEGELFVSEEREVNLVDLALATNIPKGCAETMVRVSVSYLDGKGNVEPQGTGKTPTGTPLSAPAANRRVSQVPSAVQSLSEELLKYYQQVTRAILGDDTHLMKVALLDLRSNSKIAALLPYFVYVISGVKSVSHDLEQLNRLLHMVKSLVQNPYLYLGSYVRSLVSSVMYCILEPLAASINPLNDHWTLRDYAALLLSHILWTHGDLVSGLYHQILLSLQKVLSDPVRPLCSHYGAVVGLHALGWKAVERVLFPHLPAYWANLQAVLDDYSVSNAQVKADGHKVYGAILVAVERLLKMKAQALSQPAAVADGGAGAHPGSAAAHPGSAAAHPGSAAAHPGSAAAAAAALGYGVSSPALSPPPEHLSEAALGIASHLQTGGAGCPWEDWAPVPLPAMYRELYSFFGDSLAVRFSSGPGFSSGPAAAAGDPAQPGDARKDPPGPASNHDTARKMPQLTANLSISPRHDGSPRTDPAPPSLAATGSGRAVAGSSSSSSVERSRWSTSRPGQRQAGPSRDVFPKARFSSPQARPLVFSFLIGGRQMGRSCRGRRPFQTTFALTPAPAAVPPRAYAHKLPVIGRVGKPVRRWARSHYSLHLPL, from the exons GGCAGCTCTCATTTCATGAGACATGCGAAGAGAAGGAAGCTGACAGTGGAAGACTTTAACAGAGCTCTGCGCTGGAGCAATGTGGAG GCCATCTGCGGTTACGGCTCCCAAGAAGTGCTCCCTTTCCGCTCGGTGAAAGAAGGGGAGCTTTTCGTCAGCGAGGAGCGCGAGGTCAACCTGGTCGACTTGGCCCTGGCCACCAACATTCCCAAGGGCTGCGCCGAGACCATGGTTCGAG TGAGCGTGTCGTACCTGGACGGGAAAGGAAACGTGGAACCCCAAGGAACGGGTAAGACACCGACCGGGACGCCGCTCAGCGCGCCCGCCGCTAACCGCCGTGTCTCCCAAGTTCCCTCGGCGGTCCAGTCGCTGTCGGAGGAGCTGCTCAAGTACTACCAGCAGGTCACGCGCGCCATCCTGGGAGACGACACCCACCTCATGAAG GTGGCTCTGCTGGACCTGCGTTCCAACTCCAAAATTGCTGCCTTGCTTCCATACTTTGTTTACGTCATCAGCGGG GTGAAGTCGGTGAGCCACGACCTGGAGCAGCTCAACAGGCTCCTGCACATGGTGAAGAGCCTGGTCCAGAACCCCTACCTGTACCTGGGCTCGTACGTGCGCAGCCTGGTCTCCAGCGTCATGTACTGCATCCTGGAGCCCCTGGCCGCCTCCATCAACCCGCTCAACGACCACTGGACCCTCAGGGACTACGCCGCCCTGCTCCTCAGCCACATCCTCTG GACCCACGGCGATCTGGTGAGTGGGCTGTACCACCAGATTCTGCTGTCTCTCCAGAAGGTTCTGTCGGACCCCGTCAGACCGCTGTGCTCCCACTACGGCGCTGTGGTGGGCCTCCACGCGCTGGGATGGAAG GCTGTCGAACGGGTTCTGTTCCCGCATCTTCCCGCCTACTGGGCCAACCTGCAGGCTGTGCTGGACGACTACTCTGTGTCCAACGCTCAGGTCAAAGCAGATGGACACAAGGTCTACGGGGCCATCTTG GTGGCAGTAGAGCGCTTGCTGAAGATGAAAGCGCAGGCGCTGTCCCAGCCGGCAGCCGTAGCGGACGGAGGCGCCGGTGCCCATCCGGGCTCCGCCGCTGCCCATCCGGGATCCGCCGCCGCCCATCCGGGCTCCGCCGCCGCCCATCCgggctccgccgccgccgccgctgctgctttgGGCTACGGGGTGAGCTCACCCGCTCTCAGCCCGCCACCGGAACATCTGTCCGAGGCCGCCCTGGGCATCGCCAGCCACCTTCAGACGGGCGGCGCCGGGTGCCCGTGGGAGGACTGGGCCCCCGTCCCGCTGCCCGCCATGTACCGCGAACTCTACTCCTTCTTCGGGGACAGCCTGGCCGTGCGCTTCAGCAGCGGGCCAGGCTTCAGCAGCGGGCCCGCTGCGGCGGCCGGCGACCCGGCGCAGCCCGGCGACGCCAGGAAGGACCCCCCGGGGCCCGCCTCCAATCACGACACGGCGCGCAAGATGCCCCAGCTCACAGCCAACCTTAGCATCAGTCCCAGGCACGACGGCAGTCCTCGGACAGACCCGGCCCCGCCCAGCCTGGCCGCTACTGGATCGGGAAG GGCTGTGgccggctcctcctcctcctcctcggttGAGCGCTCGCGATGGTCCACCTCGCGGCCGGGCCAGCGGCAGGCGGGTCCGTCTCGCGACGTTTTCCCCAAAGCTCGCTTCAGCTCCCCTCAGGCGCGACCCCTCGTCTTCTCCTTCCTCATCGGCGGCAGACAAATGGGCCGCAGTTGCCGGGGCCGCCGACCTTTCCAGACCACCTTTGCCCTGACGCCGGCTCCGGCTGCCGTCCCGCCGCGCGCCTACGCCCACAAGCTGCCCGTCATCGGTCGGGTGGGAAAACCCGTTCGGCGTTGGGCGCGCTCCCACTATTCTCTCCACCTTCCCCTTTAG